The following coding sequences lie in one Oncorhynchus kisutch isolate 150728-3 linkage group LG27, Okis_V2, whole genome shotgun sequence genomic window:
- the LOC109872009 gene encoding methyl-CpG-binding domain protein 3 isoform X2, which yields MERKSDPGKRFLSKPQLARYLGNTMEVHAIDPRAGRMLTNKLHRNRHKHRYDNNNHQIKVKPDLNTTLPVRQTASIFKQPVTKVTNHPSNKVKTDPHKAVDQPRQLFWERKLSGLSAFDIAEELVKTMDLPKGLQGVGPVCSDKTLLSAIASALHTSPTPVTGQLTAAVEKNPGVWLNTTQPLCKAFMVTDDDIRKQEDLVHSVRRRLEEALMADMLAHIEASTNEADTDALKEEQAEQDDKEDV from the exons ATGGAGAGGAAAAG TGACCCTGGAAAGAGATTCCTCAGCAAGCCCCAGCTAGCTCGTTACCTGGGTAACACCATGGAGGTGCACGCCATTGACCCCCGTGCAGGAAGGATGCTAACGAACAAACTGCACAGGAACAGGCACAAGCATCGCTATGACAACAACAACCATCAGATCAAG GTTAAGCCGGACCTGAACACGACCCTACCAGTCCGACAGACAGCATCCATCTTTAAACAGCCGGTCACCAAGGTGACCAATCACCCTAGCAACAAAGTGAAGACGGACCCCCACAAGGCTGTCGACCAACCAAGACAG CTGTTTTGGGAGAGGAAGCTGAGTGGTCTGAGTGCGTTTGACATTGCAGAGGAGCTGGTCAAGACCATGGACCTTCCCAAGGGCCTACAGG GTGTTGGGCCTGTGTGTTCAGACAAGACCCTGCTCTCTGCCATTGCCAGCGCCCTGCACACCAGCCCCACACCCGTCACTGGTCAGCTGACCGCTGCCGTGGAGAAGAACCCTGGGGTGTGGCTCAACACCACCCAGCCACTCTGCAAGGCCTTCATGGTTACCGATGACGACATCAG GAAGCAAGAGGACCTGGTCCACAGTGTGAGGAGGAGGCTGGAGGAAGCTCTGATGGCGGACATGTTGGCTCACATAGAGGCCTCCACCAACGAGGCAGACACAGACGCTCTGAAGGAGGAGCAAGCCGAGCAGGATGACAAGGAGGACGTATAG
- the LOC109872009 gene encoding methyl-CpG-binding domain protein 3 isoform X1, with product MRQFRLQVDPGKRFLSKPQLARYLGNTMEVHAIDPRAGRMLTNKLHRNRHKHRYDNNNHQIKVKPDLNTTLPVRQTASIFKQPVTKVTNHPSNKVKTDPHKAVDQPRQLFWERKLSGLSAFDIAEELVKTMDLPKGLQGVGPVCSDKTLLSAIASALHTSPTPVTGQLTAAVEKNPGVWLNTTQPLCKAFMVTDDDIRKQEDLVHSVRRRLEEALMADMLAHIEASTNEADTDALKEEQAEQDDKEDV from the exons ATGCGTCAATTCAGACTACAAGT TGACCCTGGAAAGAGATTCCTCAGCAAGCCCCAGCTAGCTCGTTACCTGGGTAACACCATGGAGGTGCACGCCATTGACCCCCGTGCAGGAAGGATGCTAACGAACAAACTGCACAGGAACAGGCACAAGCATCGCTATGACAACAACAACCATCAGATCAAG GTTAAGCCGGACCTGAACACGACCCTACCAGTCCGACAGACAGCATCCATCTTTAAACAGCCGGTCACCAAGGTGACCAATCACCCTAGCAACAAAGTGAAGACGGACCCCCACAAGGCTGTCGACCAACCAAGACAG CTGTTTTGGGAGAGGAAGCTGAGTGGTCTGAGTGCGTTTGACATTGCAGAGGAGCTGGTCAAGACCATGGACCTTCCCAAGGGCCTACAGG GTGTTGGGCCTGTGTGTTCAGACAAGACCCTGCTCTCTGCCATTGCCAGCGCCCTGCACACCAGCCCCACACCCGTCACTGGTCAGCTGACCGCTGCCGTGGAGAAGAACCCTGGGGTGTGGCTCAACACCACCCAGCCACTCTGCAAGGCCTTCATGGTTACCGATGACGACATCAG GAAGCAAGAGGACCTGGTCCACAGTGTGAGGAGGAGGCTGGAGGAAGCTCTGATGGCGGACATGTTGGCTCACATAGAGGCCTCCACCAACGAGGCAGACACAGACGCTCTGAAGGAGGAGCAAGCCGAGCAGGATGACAAGGAGGACGTATAG
- the LOC109872009 gene encoding methyl-CpG-binding domain protein 3 isoform X3: MEVHAIDPRAGRMLTNKLHRNRHKHRYDNNNHQIKVKPDLNTTLPVRQTASIFKQPVTKVTNHPSNKVKTDPHKAVDQPRQLFWERKLSGLSAFDIAEELVKTMDLPKGLQGVGPVCSDKTLLSAIASALHTSPTPVTGQLTAAVEKNPGVWLNTTQPLCKAFMVTDDDIRKQEDLVHSVRRRLEEALMADMLAHIEASTNEADTDALKEEQAEQDDKEDV; encoded by the exons ATGGAGGTGCACGCCATTGACCCCCGTGCAGGAAGGATGCTAACGAACAAACTGCACAGGAACAGGCACAAGCATCGCTATGACAACAACAACCATCAGATCAAG GTTAAGCCGGACCTGAACACGACCCTACCAGTCCGACAGACAGCATCCATCTTTAAACAGCCGGTCACCAAGGTGACCAATCACCCTAGCAACAAAGTGAAGACGGACCCCCACAAGGCTGTCGACCAACCAAGACAG CTGTTTTGGGAGAGGAAGCTGAGTGGTCTGAGTGCGTTTGACATTGCAGAGGAGCTGGTCAAGACCATGGACCTTCCCAAGGGCCTACAGG GTGTTGGGCCTGTGTGTTCAGACAAGACCCTGCTCTCTGCCATTGCCAGCGCCCTGCACACCAGCCCCACACCCGTCACTGGTCAGCTGACCGCTGCCGTGGAGAAGAACCCTGGGGTGTGGCTCAACACCACCCAGCCACTCTGCAAGGCCTTCATGGTTACCGATGACGACATCAG GAAGCAAGAGGACCTGGTCCACAGTGTGAGGAGGAGGCTGGAGGAAGCTCTGATGGCGGACATGTTGGCTCACATAGAGGCCTCCACCAACGAGGCAGACACAGACGCTCTGAAGGAGGAGCAAGCCGAGCAGGATGACAAGGAGGACGTATAG